Proteins from one Ornithobacterium rhinotracheale genomic window:
- a CDS encoding glycoside hydrolase family 3 protein, with the protein MNRNLAFCLFFLIFSGLKAQKTSPLYLNDVQIQWTDSLCNRMSLDEKVGQLFMVAAYTNKDLSHEKEIENLITKEKIGGLIFMQDNAEKQIELANRYQNLSKYPLLIGMDAEWGLAMRLKNTHRFPWAMTLGAVQNNDLVYQMGKKIAEHLAIVGAQFNFAPDIDVNVNPNNPIIGNRSFGSSPKNVAEKGFYYMKGMQDQRVLASAKHFPGHGDTDQDSHQTLPTIAHSKARLEAVELAPFKDLIQKGVTAIMVAHLNVPAFEKDPKKPASLSKNIVTHLLKEKMGFQGIIITDALNMSGVTKNFPNGESDFVAFEAGNDILLFSQAVSKGKQKIINAIKSGQISEQRLDESVRKILMAKYYTNLNHRKPLFAENLAQKLNDSESKTLNYQIFENAMTLLKNDKAQLPFSANEKIAWLPLGEENYETLAQNLAQLNIQKISRNQSDLKKFDKIFISFHTSNASPYASYKISDADRNLIEDLSQKNKVSLAIFGSPYALKNLETRYIESILVTYQNHPDCQEIVPEILFGKKNTLGKLPVDVKDFPVGSGLNLLGINIE; encoded by the coding sequence ATGAATAGAAATCTTGCATTTTGCCTATTTTTTCTGATTTTTTCTGGATTAAAGGCTCAAAAAACTTCTCCACTTTATCTAAACGATGTACAAATTCAGTGGACTGATAGCCTTTGCAATCGAATGAGCCTGGACGAGAAAGTAGGGCAACTTTTTATGGTTGCAGCCTATACCAACAAAGATTTGTCTCACGAAAAAGAAATCGAAAATTTAATTACCAAAGAAAAAATAGGCGGATTGATTTTTATGCAAGATAACGCCGAAAAGCAAATTGAACTCGCCAATCGCTATCAGAATTTGTCCAAATACCCACTGCTCATCGGGATGGATGCTGAATGGGGGCTCGCCATGCGACTTAAAAACACGCATCGTTTTCCTTGGGCAATGACACTCGGCGCGGTGCAAAACAACGATTTGGTGTACCAAATGGGTAAAAAAATCGCTGAACATTTAGCCATAGTAGGGGCTCAATTTAATTTTGCGCCCGACATTGATGTAAATGTAAATCCCAACAATCCAATTATCGGGAATCGATCATTTGGCTCATCGCCCAAAAATGTAGCTGAAAAAGGTTTTTACTATATGAAAGGGATGCAGGATCAGCGAGTTTTGGCTTCTGCAAAACATTTCCCTGGTCATGGCGATACAGATCAGGATTCGCACCAGACACTGCCCACCATTGCACACAGCAAGGCGCGTCTTGAAGCTGTAGAATTGGCGCCATTCAAAGATTTAATTCAGAAAGGAGTTACGGCTATTATGGTGGCACATTTGAATGTTCCCGCTTTTGAAAAAGATCCTAAAAAACCTGCTTCGCTTTCAAAAAACATTGTGACGCATTTGCTCAAAGAAAAAATGGGATTTCAAGGGATTATCATCACAGATGCGCTCAACATGAGTGGTGTGACCAAAAATTTCCCAAACGGAGAATCAGATTTTGTAGCTTTTGAAGCTGGAAACGATATTTTGCTATTTTCGCAAGCCGTGTCCAAAGGTAAACAGAAAATCATCAACGCTATAAAATCAGGGCAAATTTCTGAACAAAGATTAGATGAGAGCGTTCGCAAGATTTTGATGGCTAAATACTACACAAATTTAAATCATAGAAAACCGCTTTTTGCTGAAAATTTAGCCCAAAAATTAAATGATTCTGAAAGCAAAACACTTAATTATCAGATTTTTGAAAATGCCATGACGCTGCTCAAAAACGATAAGGCTCAATTGCCTTTTTCGGCCAATGAGAAAATTGCTTGGTTGCCTTTAGGCGAAGAAAATTACGAAACTTTAGCCCAAAATTTAGCGCAATTAAACATTCAAAAAATTAGTCGAAACCAAAGTGATTTAAAGAAATTCGATAAAATCTTTATTTCATTCCATACTTCAAATGCTTCGCCCTACGCTTCGTACAAAATCAGCGATGCAGACCGCAATTTGATTGAGGATTTAAGCCAAAAAAATAAGGTTTCGCTTGCCATTTTTGGTAGTCCTTATGCACTAAAAAATTTAGAAACTCGCTATATAGAAAGCATTTTGGTAACTTACCAGAATCACCCAGATTGTCAAGAAATTGTGCCAGAAATCCTTTTTGGTAAGAAAAACACTCTGGGCAAATTGCCTGTAGATGTAAAAGATTTCCCTGTGGGTTCAGGGCTTAATTTATTAGGAATCAATATTGAATAA
- a CDS encoding N-acetylmuramoyl-L-alanine amidase, with product MKNYWIKCMMLLGALSVVSCTTTKEVKVIKTITKTKIDTVYINPFKDVDVNNYVVAKPKGYTINNDYYPAVSQDFRQKFLILHYTALDTPKSLMVLSERNVSVHYVVNDYDDNQINALVSENKRAWHAGVSYWGGRTNLNDSSIGIEIVNLGNAKGYYQEFPDYQIKKVGALAKDIVTRYQIDPVFVLGHSDIAPQRKPDPGPRFPWKRLYDEYGVGAWYDEETKNFYLNQFPYTQIEDINFIADFQKDLATYGYEISPLGYWDEKSKNVVAAFQKHFRPDNYDGVLDAETWAILKALIKKYKSK from the coding sequence ATGAAAAATTACTGGATCAAGTGCATGATGCTTTTGGGCGCACTGAGCGTTGTTTCGTGTACTACGACTAAGGAAGTAAAAGTCATTAAGACAATTACTAAAACCAAAATAGACACTGTTTACATCAATCCTTTCAAAGATGTAGATGTAAATAATTATGTGGTAGCAAAGCCAAAAGGCTACACGATTAATAACGACTACTACCCTGCCGTGAGTCAAGACTTTAGGCAAAAATTCTTGATTCTACATTACACCGCACTTGATACGCCAAAATCGCTTATGGTGCTAAGCGAAAGAAATGTGAGCGTGCACTATGTAGTAAATGACTATGATGACAACCAGATAAATGCACTCGTGAGCGAAAACAAACGCGCTTGGCATGCGGGCGTGAGCTACTGGGGTGGGCGCACAAACTTAAACGACTCTTCCATTGGAATAGAAATCGTAAACCTAGGAAACGCAAAAGGCTACTATCAAGAATTTCCTGATTACCAAATCAAAAAAGTCGGAGCTCTTGCCAAGGATATTGTAACGCGTTACCAAATCGATCCTGTTTTTGTGCTTGGGCATTCTGATATTGCACCACAACGAAAACCAGACCCAGGACCAAGATTCCCATGGAAAAGACTGTATGATGAGTATGGTGTGGGCGCTTGGTACGACGAAGAAACCAAAAATTTCTATTTGAATCAATTTCCTTACACACAAATAGAAGATATCAACTTCATTGCTGATTTCCAAAAGGATTTGGCTACTTATGGCTACGAAATTTCGCCACTTGGCTACTGGGACGAAAAGTCTAAAAATGTGGTCGCTGCTTTCCAAAAACACTTTAGACCAGACAATTACGACGGAGTATTGGATGCAGAAACTTGGGCAATTTTAAAAGCTTTAATTAAAAAATACAAATCCAAATAA
- the dapA gene encoding 4-hydroxy-tetrahydrodipicolinate synthase: MNKELIGTGVALVTPFLDNGEVDYQGLESLVNHAIDGGVEYLVVMGTTAEAATLTKEEKAAAIACINRNNNGRVPMVLGIGGNNTREVIKQIESTDLSDYTAILSVSPYYNKPTQEGIYQHFKSIAESTEKDIILYNVPGRTGSNIEPATTIRLANDFENVVAIKEASPSYSQSASLLLNKPKDFLVLSGDDEYALPMTLAGGSGVISVIGQAMGEYTQMIRHALNREVDQAYEIFYKLLPLTRAIYKEGNPAGIKATLEHLNICDRNTRLPLVKASQQLSDEIKSYL, translated from the coding sequence ATGAATAAAGAATTAATCGGTACTGGGGTAGCACTTGTAACTCCGTTTTTGGACAACGGCGAAGTAGATTATCAAGGGTTAGAAAGTTTGGTAAATCACGCGATAGATGGCGGTGTAGAATATCTTGTTGTAATGGGGACTACTGCCGAAGCGGCTACTTTGACCAAGGAAGAAAAGGCAGCAGCTATTGCTTGTATAAATAGAAACAACAATGGCCGTGTGCCAATGGTGCTCGGGATTGGTGGAAACAACACCAGAGAAGTCATCAAACAGATTGAATCTACGGATTTGTCTGATTACACAGCAATTTTATCGGTTTCGCCATATTACAACAAGCCTACGCAAGAAGGTATTTATCAGCATTTTAAAAGTATTGCAGAATCTACCGAAAAAGACATTATTTTGTATAATGTGCCAGGAAGAACGGGCTCAAACATCGAACCTGCGACTACGATTCGCTTGGCCAACGATTTTGAAAATGTGGTAGCCATTAAAGAGGCTTCGCCAAGCTATAGCCAGTCGGCGAGTTTACTTTTAAATAAGCCAAAAGACTTTTTGGTGCTTTCTGGCGATGATGAGTATGCGCTTCCTATGACTTTGGCAGGGGGCTCGGGTGTGATTTCAGTTATTGGGCAAGCGATGGGAGAATACACGCAAATGATTCGCCATGCGCTCAATCGTGAGGTGGACCAAGCGTATGAGATTTTCTATAAACTTTTACCGCTTACGCGTGCAATCTATAAAGAAGGAAACCCTGCAGGAATCAAGGCTACTTTGGAACATTTAAACATCTGCGATAGAAACACTCGTTTGCCACTGGTAAAAGCGAGCCAACAGCTTTCTGATGAAATTAAAAGCTATTTATAA
- a CDS encoding rhodanese-like domain-containing protein: MVISKLFKLFLGSKTLNTETMDALKNPNATLIDLRNQDELDQYGSIKQAKHIPLMELPKHINEIKKFSKPIVLFCKAGGRAAQGKQFLESQGITDVHNAGGYSDVKEVLG, from the coding sequence ATGGTAATTTCTAAATTATTTAAACTATTTTTAGGCAGTAAAACTTTAAACACAGAAACTATGGATGCACTAAAGAACCCTAACGCAACCCTAATCGACCTTAGAAACCAAGATGAGCTCGATCAATATGGCTCAATCAAACAGGCTAAACACATCCCATTGATGGAGTTACCAAAACACATCAATGAGATTAAAAAATTCAGCAAGCCGATTGTGCTTTTCTGCAAAGCAGGTGGGCGTGCCGCTCAAGGCAAGCAATTTCTTGAATCACAAGGCATCACCGATGTGCACAACGCCGGTGGCTATAGTGATGTAAAAGAAGTTTTAGGATAA